One region of Glutamicibacter sp. B1 genomic DNA includes:
- a CDS encoding TetR/AcrR family transcriptional regulator, producing the protein MSNQEHLSAPKRPSGRRAGDSGTRQAILESAQQLFAQMGYEAASIRTIATSAGVDPALIRHFFGDKATLFAATVAEHKVIPERLQSAFEGDPQHLGFRVVDAYLRLWEEEETRNMMMALVRSAATSEKAADMLKTVLGSRMRGVPQVHDGDSDQSQRIVLAASHMLGIGFTRYILKLPEVSTRTHEEIVSEVGPAIQRYLTGTHR; encoded by the coding sequence ATGAGCAATCAAGAACACCTCTCCGCGCCAAAGCGTCCCAGCGGGCGCCGCGCGGGGGATAGTGGCACGCGTCAAGCAATCCTTGAATCAGCGCAACAGCTGTTCGCGCAGATGGGATATGAGGCGGCATCGATTCGCACCATTGCCACGTCAGCAGGCGTTGACCCTGCACTGATACGTCATTTCTTTGGTGACAAAGCGACGCTCTTCGCGGCCACCGTGGCGGAACATAAGGTGATACCCGAACGACTGCAATCGGCCTTTGAAGGTGATCCTCAACACCTTGGATTTCGCGTCGTTGATGCGTATCTTCGGCTGTGGGAAGAGGAGGAGACTCGCAACATGATGATGGCGCTGGTCCGTTCCGCGGCAACCTCGGAAAAAGCCGCGGACATGCTCAAAACGGTGCTTGGGTCACGGATGCGTGGTGTGCCGCAGGTACACGATGGCGACTCAGATCAAAGCCAGAGAATTGTCTTGGCGGCCTCGCATATGTTGGGAATCGGGTTCACCCGATACATTCTCAAGTTGCCCGAGGTCTCGACCCGGACGCACGAAGAAATTGTGAGTGAAGTCGGGCCTGCCATTCAACGGTATTTGACCGGGACGCATCGCTAA
- a CDS encoding MarR family winged helix-turn-helix transcriptional regulator, protein MGIADDAVEIRARGWRTLASLHGLIDAALEKDLTAQVGLSVVEYTLLDALNRQDGWHMRMAQLARATALSPSATTRLVTRLEDRNLLSRVLCADDRRGIYTELTPVGHELYQKAKPIHDATLERVLKQAEEQPELAPLARILHEFSAA, encoded by the coding sequence ATGGGAATCGCAGATGACGCTGTTGAAATCCGGGCCCGCGGATGGCGTACTTTGGCGTCATTACACGGATTAATCGATGCTGCACTAGAAAAAGACCTGACCGCTCAGGTCGGTCTTTCTGTGGTCGAGTACACACTTTTGGATGCCCTGAACCGACAGGACGGTTGGCATATGCGCATGGCGCAGCTAGCCCGTGCTACCGCTTTGAGCCCCAGCGCGACGACGCGTTTGGTCACCCGATTAGAAGACCGCAACCTGCTTTCCCGCGTGTTGTGTGCCGATGATCGTCGTGGAATTTATACGGAGCTGACCCCGGTTGGCCACGAGCTCTATCAAAAGGCGAAGCCCATTCACGACGCCACCTTAGAGCGCGTGCTGAAGCAAGCCGAAGAGCAACCAGAGCTTGCCCCTCTGGCCCGCATTCTTCACGAGTTCTCTGCCGCCTAA
- a CDS encoding RNA polymerase sigma factor, which translates to MITQTEDPPEVSRSSPNRQELFEKFFHQHHEQAIRFGIRRGLSDCDAREVAADAMRIVWQKCELLDDSAIPFLYKTCWHLVQHAYRDRLRRFDAEVRARRQHEFSSTRERADEDMQALRDAVMSLGEPGSEIIRLLYWDGLTAAQVAAVTNHTEQAVWAQASRSRRKLAKILKGTRRGN; encoded by the coding sequence ATGATTACACAGACCGAGGATCCGCCAGAGGTGAGCCGCAGTTCTCCCAACCGCCAAGAACTCTTCGAAAAATTCTTTCATCAGCATCATGAGCAGGCGATTCGTTTCGGTATTCGGCGCGGCCTCTCCGACTGTGATGCCCGCGAAGTCGCAGCTGACGCGATGAGGATTGTTTGGCAAAAGTGTGAACTACTTGATGACTCCGCAATACCCTTTCTCTACAAGACCTGCTGGCACCTTGTGCAGCATGCATACCGAGACCGACTGCGGCGATTTGACGCAGAAGTCCGAGCCAGACGGCAACATGAATTCAGCAGTACTCGTGAAAGGGCCGACGAGGACATGCAGGCCCTTCGGGATGCGGTCATGAGTCTGGGGGAACCAGGCTCCGAAATCATCAGGTTGCTCTATTGGGACGGGTTGACCGCGGCACAGGTCGCGGCCGTCACCAACCACACCGAACAAGCTGTGTGGGCACAGGCCAGCAGGTCCAGACGCAAACTAGCAAAGATCCTGAAAGGCACCCGTCGTGGAAACTAA
- a CDS encoding HutD family protein, giving the protein MPRPLIVRYTELPPQTWKNGKGITRTLFSDATKAAGEWTWKISIAEITGTQPYSPYPGVRRGQVALGPGSVELVINDQQLLLPVEGTVVFDGEDDVSATPESAGFLDLNVMGLRDMWEPSVEIVQSPVLGFVESSIQLLIALENTCAGNGQTFSRLDSLLLTNPMEQPFSGRFVLATLTKR; this is encoded by the coding sequence ATGCCAAGACCGCTTATCGTTCGATACACCGAATTGCCACCCCAAACTTGGAAAAACGGTAAGGGCATCACTCGCACCCTTTTCAGCGATGCCACCAAGGCAGCTGGCGAGTGGACATGGAAAATTAGTATTGCCGAGATTACTGGAACTCAGCCATACAGCCCCTACCCCGGCGTTCGACGCGGTCAGGTAGCTTTGGGGCCTGGATCGGTGGAACTGGTCATCAACGACCAACAGTTGTTGCTCCCGGTGGAGGGAACTGTCGTCTTTGACGGTGAGGACGATGTTTCAGCGACGCCGGAAAGTGCAGGGTTCCTTGACCTGAATGTCATGGGGTTGCGCGACATGTGGGAACCATCGGTAGAGATTGTGCAGTCGCCGGTCCTGGGGTTTGTTGAATCGAGTATTCAGTTGCTGATCGCTCTGGAAAATACCTGCGCAGGAAACGGCCAAACCTTTTCCCGATTGGATTCTCTCCTGCTCACGAACCCCATGGAACAGCCGTTTTCGGGACGGTTCGTACTAGCCACCCTCACCAAGCGTTAA
- a CDS encoding cysteine hydrolase family protein, producing MITNDNVALIVIDMQQGFYDATWGPTTNYPECENNVDRLVAEWSTRRMPVVVVRHDSRNPTSPLFTEGDGNDLLENIQNAATDLLVTKTVNSSFYGSPDLAQWLRDRAISQIVICGIQTNLCVETTARMGGNLGFEVFVPLDATRTFDLAGPDGTVISASTLMQVTATNLHGDGFAQVVSTQDVLDSVRAI from the coding sequence ATGATTACCAATGACAACGTGGCACTTATCGTGATCGATATGCAGCAAGGTTTCTACGATGCTACATGGGGTCCGACGACTAACTATCCTGAATGCGAAAATAACGTGGACCGACTTGTAGCCGAGTGGTCCACACGCCGGATGCCGGTAGTGGTCGTCAGACATGATAGCCGTAATCCAACTTCGCCATTGTTCACGGAAGGGGACGGCAATGATCTCCTTGAAAATATTCAGAACGCAGCTACGGATCTTCTCGTCACGAAAACGGTGAACTCTTCCTTTTACGGTTCACCAGATCTGGCGCAGTGGCTTAGGGACAGGGCGATTTCTCAGATTGTGATTTGTGGAATCCAAACCAATTTATGTGTTGAAACGACCGCACGCATGGGCGGAAATCTCGGATTTGAAGTTTTTGTGCCGCTCGACGCAACTCGAACCTTTGATCTGGCTGGCCCAGACGGAACTGTCATTTCAGCGAGCACCTTGATGCAGGTTACTGCCACAAATCTTCACGGAGATGGGTTTGCTCAAGTGGTTTCAACGCAAGATGTTTTGGACTCAGTGAGGGCGATATAA
- a CDS encoding type II toxin-antitoxin system VapC family toxin: MKFLIDTNIISDSRKTATSPARRWLSAQRESDIQISVITLFELEVGVQRAERKDPRQGFRLRTWLDQNFKPNFKDAFIPVDDQIAQVAANLHVPNPMPHLDGLIAATALVHGLILVTRNVKDFERTEVPLLNPWA, encoded by the coding sequence ATGAAATTCTTGATAGATACGAATATCATCAGTGATTCGCGAAAGACAGCCACATCCCCTGCACGTCGCTGGTTATCCGCGCAGCGGGAATCGGACATTCAGATAAGTGTGATTACGCTTTTTGAACTTGAAGTTGGCGTCCAAAGGGCAGAACGCAAAGATCCGCGTCAAGGCTTCAGATTGCGAACCTGGCTAGATCAGAACTTCAAACCGAACTTCAAGGATGCTTTCATCCCTGTTGACGATCAAATTGCGCAGGTTGCAGCAAACCTACATGTCCCCAACCCGATGCCGCATTTGGATGGGCTCATTGCCGCTACCGCTTTGGTTCATGGTTTGATTCTTGTGACGAGAAACGTGAAAGATTTTGAAAGAACTGAAGTCCCACTTTTGAATCCATGGGCATGA
- a CDS encoding GlxA family transcriptional regulator — MTIVGILIGPGRRAFDIAVIREVFDDRSDRGLPQPTIRLIAANRITDLDPFQSIRSTHDFTSVEELDVLIVPGSEDPLAEPHCQEVAAVARAASAGVVVASLCTGAFTLAAAGLLDGRTATTHWRFADELASRYPKIHVKARDLYCGEDKIWTSAGVTAGIDLLLQLVRQRWGASAAQSIAKAMVTPVFRPGTQAQYADTTIPARPVPSVEHLHLQVANNLQRQWSIKELSAACAMSPRSFHRWFSTNLGTTPVKWLNDLRVREAQQLLEQTDLSIGAIAREVGFTSDDLLRKHFIARLGVTPTSHAAAFRQQHP; from the coding sequence ATGACAATCGTGGGAATTCTTATTGGCCCGGGACGCCGTGCATTTGATATTGCGGTGATTCGCGAAGTCTTTGACGACCGTTCAGACCGCGGACTCCCCCAACCGACGATTCGCCTCATTGCCGCCAATCGCATCACGGATCTCGACCCGTTCCAGTCCATACGTAGCACCCACGACTTCACCTCAGTCGAGGAACTAGACGTCTTAATCGTCCCTGGAAGTGAAGATCCGCTGGCCGAACCGCACTGTCAGGAAGTTGCCGCAGTCGCACGAGCCGCATCCGCAGGCGTAGTCGTGGCTTCGTTGTGCACCGGCGCATTCACTCTAGCTGCGGCAGGCTTACTCGATGGACGCACGGCTACTACCCACTGGCGATTCGCTGATGAACTAGCCAGTCGATACCCAAAAATTCACGTCAAGGCTAGGGACTTGTATTGTGGCGAGGACAAAATCTGGACATCAGCTGGAGTCACCGCCGGCATTGATCTCTTATTGCAGCTAGTCCGACAGCGCTGGGGGGCAAGCGCCGCTCAGTCCATTGCCAAGGCCATGGTCACACCAGTTTTCAGGCCAGGTACGCAGGCCCAATATGCAGATACGACCATCCCTGCTAGGCCGGTACCGTCCGTCGAACACTTACATTTGCAGGTAGCTAACAACCTTCAACGCCAGTGGAGCATCAAGGAACTCTCGGCAGCCTGCGCAATGTCGCCCCGATCTTTTCACCGATGGTTCTCTACGAATCTCGGAACCACACCAGTTAAATGGCTAAATGATCTTCGAGTACGCGAGGCACAACAGCTCCTTGAACAAACAGACTTGTCGATTGGTGCCATTGCGCGCGAAGTAGGTTTTACTTCGGATGATCTACTGCGCAAGCATTTCATAGCCCGTTTAGGAGTCACTCCGACAAGTCATGCGGCAGCGTTCCGTCAACAACATCCTTGA
- the gatB gene encoding Asp-tRNA(Asn)/Glu-tRNA(Gln) amidotransferase subunit GatB, with protein sequence MSNYTDELVDFDEALDRYDPVLGFEVHVELNTKTKMFSDAPNAFGDDPNTNVTPVDLGLPGVLPVVNKTAVEYSILIGLALNCQIAEKCGFARKNYFYPDTPKNFQTSQYDDPIAYDGYLDIELEDGEVFRVEIERAHMEEDAGKLTHMGGAAGRIQGADYSLVDYNRAGVPLVEIVTKPIVGAGKRAPELAKAYVAAIREIVKNLGVSDARMERGNVRCDANVSLMPKDADKFGTRTETKNVNSLRAVEHAVRFEIERHAAVLDSGAKIVQETRHWHEDTRSTTSGRPKSDADDYRYFPEPDLVPIVTTAEWIDELRARLPEPPAERRKRLKAEWGYADKEFRDVVNAGVLDEIEQTVAAGATAAVARKWWMGEIARLAKAADKDIADLGVTPATIVELNSLIEGKKINDKIARQVLEYVIAGEGTPSEIVEKRSLAVVNDDDALGKAVDDAMAAMPDVVEKIKGGKMQAIGALMGPVMKATRGQADAGRVREIVMEKLGL encoded by the coding sequence ATGAGCAACTACACCGATGAATTGGTCGACTTCGACGAAGCCCTGGATCGTTACGACCCAGTACTGGGCTTTGAGGTCCACGTTGAGCTGAACACCAAGACCAAGATGTTCTCGGACGCGCCGAACGCATTTGGCGATGACCCGAACACCAACGTCACCCCGGTTGATCTGGGCCTGCCCGGCGTACTGCCAGTGGTCAACAAGACCGCCGTGGAGTACTCCATCCTGATCGGTCTGGCACTGAACTGCCAGATCGCTGAGAAGTGCGGCTTCGCCCGGAAGAACTACTTCTACCCGGATACCCCGAAGAACTTCCAGACCTCCCAGTACGACGATCCAATCGCCTATGACGGTTACCTGGACATCGAGCTGGAAGATGGCGAAGTCTTCCGCGTGGAGATCGAACGCGCCCACATGGAAGAGGACGCCGGCAAGCTGACTCACATGGGTGGCGCTGCCGGTCGTATCCAGGGTGCGGACTACTCGCTGGTGGACTACAACCGTGCCGGTGTGCCACTGGTGGAGATCGTGACCAAGCCAATTGTGGGCGCTGGCAAGCGTGCCCCAGAACTGGCCAAGGCCTACGTGGCTGCGATCCGCGAAATCGTGAAGAACCTGGGTGTTTCGGATGCCAGGATGGAACGCGGCAACGTGCGTTGCGATGCCAACGTTTCGCTGATGCCAAAGGACGCGGACAAGTTCGGTACCCGTACCGAAACCAAGAACGTGAACTCCCTGCGCGCAGTCGAGCACGCGGTGCGTTTCGAAATTGAGCGCCACGCTGCAGTGCTGGATTCCGGAGCCAAGATCGTTCAGGAAACCCGCCACTGGCATGAGGATACCCGTAGCACCACCTCGGGCCGTCCAAAGTCGGATGCCGATGACTACCGCTACTTCCCAGAGCCAGACCTGGTGCCGATCGTTACCACCGCAGAGTGGATCGACGAGTTGCGCGCCCGTCTGCCGGAACCACCTGCCGAGCGTCGCAAGCGCCTGAAGGCTGAGTGGGGCTATGCGGACAAGGAATTCCGCGACGTGGTCAACGCTGGTGTGCTCGATGAGATTGAGCAGACCGTTGCCGCTGGTGCTACCGCTGCGGTGGCACGTAAGTGGTGGATGGGCGAGATCGCTCGCCTGGCTAAGGCTGCGGATAAGGACATCGCCGATCTGGGCGTCACCCCTGCGACCATCGTTGAGTTGAACTCGCTAATCGAGGGCAAGAAGATCAACGACAAGATCGCTCGTCAGGTCCTCGAGTACGTCATCGCCGGCGAAGGTACCCCAAGCGAGATCGTTGAGAAGCGCAGCCTGGCTGTGGTGAACGACGACGACGCACTGGGCAAGGCCGTGGATGATGCCATGGCTGCCATGCCGGATGTAGTCGAGAAGATCAAGGGCGGCAAGATGCAGGCCATCGGTGCACTGATGGGCCCTGTTATGAAGGCTACCCGCGGACAGGCCGATGCCGGTCGCGTTCGTGAAATCGTGATGGAGAAGCTGGGCCTCTAG
- a CDS encoding GrpB family protein has protein sequence MHNGLVKNGWFDRPGGEPVHLVEHDSSWAGQAADWSHRINLALGSTVESVAHIGSTAVPGLISKPVLDIQVAVLDISDESAYRSGLETLGLILRQRESDHRFFRPPAGELRTVHVHVCEVGSIWEREHLVFRDRLRADPALVRAYARLKLGLAKSVGHDRLAYTNGKSQFIKDVVDGTLPHDLSE, from the coding sequence ATGCATAATGGACTGGTGAAGAATGGATGGTTCGATAGGCCGGGCGGTGAGCCTGTTCATCTTGTTGAGCACGATTCATCATGGGCCGGGCAAGCCGCTGATTGGTCGCATCGGATCAACCTTGCCCTTGGCTCGACTGTCGAATCTGTAGCGCACATCGGGTCGACCGCGGTTCCCGGTCTCATTTCCAAGCCTGTTCTCGACATTCAGGTCGCTGTTTTGGATATCTCCGATGAGTCTGCCTACCGCAGTGGTCTTGAAACTCTGGGGCTCATACTGCGACAACGAGAATCCGATCACCGATTCTTTCGTCCACCTGCAGGCGAACTGCGAACAGTACATGTTCATGTGTGCGAAGTAGGCTCGATCTGGGAACGAGAGCATTTGGTGTTTCGTGATCGACTGAGAGCAGATCCAGCGTTAGTCCGCGCCTATGCCAGATTGAAACTAGGATTAGCCAAGAGCGTTGGGCATGATCGGCTTGCTTATACGAACGGCAAATCTCAGTTCATCAAGGATGTTGTTGACGGAACGCTGCCGCATGACTTGTCGGAGTGA
- a CDS encoding aminoglycoside phosphotransferase family protein, with translation MTAVFLRGVGIVEDVANYYGAMSLSPANKPAMPEAEVIIDLEMVRRLVATQAEQWADEDLRYLATGWDNEIYRLGESLIVRLPRRQLGEDIGVKERRWLPHLVEATGVDVGSVIFEGHPTTDYPFTFSICRYVSGNSAAQLARQERDRYVAEFSSLLRALHQPSNSTEPKSDFRGCPLSAVDQRTREQIAVLDPSLQARALEVWQEAVDAKPFGGHPVWLHGDPHPHNTIVDSQQAHSSVSLIDFGDLCVGDPASDLGMIWMHFSAEGIDQAFENYGIKSGSSTWLRARGWGLRFAMLMAKLDDDDLLGVVGRETLQLLLEESS, from the coding sequence ATGACAGCTGTTTTCCTTCGTGGCGTGGGCATTGTCGAGGATGTAGCCAACTACTATGGAGCGATGAGCCTGTCACCAGCTAATAAGCCCGCCATGCCCGAGGCTGAAGTGATTATTGATCTGGAAATGGTTCGCAGATTGGTTGCCACACAAGCTGAGCAGTGGGCCGATGAGGACCTGCGATACCTAGCAACTGGCTGGGACAATGAAATCTATCGTCTCGGGGAGTCTTTGATTGTTCGTCTGCCTAGAAGGCAACTGGGCGAGGATATCGGAGTCAAGGAGCGGCGCTGGCTTCCGCATCTGGTGGAAGCTACCGGGGTGGATGTTGGCTCCGTCATTTTTGAAGGGCATCCAACGACGGACTATCCCTTTACCTTTTCAATATGTCGCTACGTTTCTGGAAACAGTGCTGCCCAGCTGGCACGCCAAGAACGTGACAGGTACGTCGCCGAGTTTTCCAGTCTCCTGCGAGCCCTGCACCAGCCTTCGAACTCAACCGAGCCGAAAAGTGACTTTCGCGGGTGTCCGCTGAGCGCGGTTGACCAACGTACTCGCGAACAGATTGCAGTTTTGGATCCCTCACTCCAAGCACGAGCGTTAGAGGTTTGGCAAGAAGCGGTAGACGCGAAGCCTTTTGGCGGGCATCCGGTGTGGCTCCATGGTGATCCTCATCCGCATAACACCATCGTTGACAGCCAACAGGCGCACAGCTCTGTCTCCCTGATTGATTTTGGGGACCTGTGTGTTGGGGATCCGGCCTCGGACCTTGGCATGATCTGGATGCATTTCAGTGCTGAAGGTATCGATCAAGCTTTTGAGAATTACGGCATCAAATCTGGCAGTTCAACATGGCTTCGGGCCCGCGGCTGGGGACTGCGTTTTGCCATGCTCATGGCAAAACTTGATGACGACGACCTACTGGGTGTCGTCGGACGGGAAACGCTGCAGCTACTGCTTGAGGAATCCAGCTGA
- a CDS encoding type II toxin-antitoxin system Phd/YefM family antitoxin produces the protein MSKTITSREFNQDVSAAKRAALEGPVVITDHGRRSHVLMSAEEYDRITKADRFVGDFLWAGEEVDYELELPIRTLHERDIDL, from the coding sequence ATGAGCAAGACCATTACCAGCCGAGAATTCAATCAAGACGTCTCAGCAGCAAAACGAGCTGCGTTGGAAGGCCCGGTCGTAATTACGGACCATGGACGTAGATCGCATGTTTTGATGAGCGCCGAGGAATACGATCGAATTACAAAGGCAGACCGATTTGTTGGCGATTTCCTGTGGGCAGGAGAAGAAGTTGACTACGAACTGGAGCTCCCCATCAGAACGCTTCATGAACGAGACATTGATCTATGA
- a CDS encoding HutD family protein — MSVASLVRYASLPAQPWKNGKGVSRTLFSDSDTQGAWTWKVSVAEISQPQPYSQYPEIRRIQVALGPGAIDLTISGHQRRLHTGEHVAFDGDEEVTVIPRSPGFLALNLMFLGDRWDAHVEALSGTSHISTGSEINILVALDEDCTTDDEKLSRLDSYLIPSHARVDVRGSFHLLTFTPLGETHHQSTAL; from the coding sequence ATGTCTGTCGCATCACTAGTTCGGTATGCAAGTCTTCCGGCTCAGCCATGGAAAAACGGTAAGGGAGTTTCGCGCACGCTTTTCAGCGATTCGGATACCCAGGGTGCTTGGACCTGGAAAGTCAGCGTGGCTGAGATTTCTCAGCCTCAGCCCTACAGCCAATACCCCGAAATTCGAAGGATCCAAGTGGCTCTGGGCCCAGGTGCAATCGACCTGACAATTAGTGGCCACCAGCGCCGCCTACACACCGGGGAACATGTTGCTTTTGACGGCGACGAGGAAGTAACAGTGATCCCGCGTAGCCCTGGGTTTCTAGCCCTGAATCTGATGTTTCTCGGCGATCGATGGGACGCTCATGTGGAGGCGCTCAGTGGAACATCCCATATTTCTACGGGCAGCGAGATAAATATCCTCGTGGCGCTAGATGAGGATTGCACCACCGACGACGAAAAGCTTTCGCGGTTGGACAGCTATTTAATTCCGTCCCATGCACGCGTGGATGTCCGTGGAAGCTTCCACTTATTGACCTTCACACCTCTGGGTGAAACACACCATCAATCCACAGCGCTCTAG
- a CDS encoding DUF664 domain-containing protein, with protein MNPETVNEQILVKLLLEKFDQLVDTVNAIPAELVNSYLPVSGSNSPVQILVHCCGMMRRWSSTVNLGIAVPRDRDAEFSAEMSKHDALNLATDTRDAFVADLLRTVMPEAPADLPSGREVDHWMATCGGVLLHVYEELCQHLGHLEITRDFLCRPRT; from the coding sequence ATGAATCCTGAGACAGTCAACGAGCAAATCCTCGTCAAACTTTTGTTGGAAAAGTTCGACCAGCTCGTCGATACCGTCAACGCCATCCCAGCGGAGTTGGTGAACAGTTATTTGCCGGTGTCAGGTAGCAATTCTCCGGTGCAGATTCTGGTGCACTGCTGTGGAATGATGCGTCGCTGGTCCTCTACGGTGAATCTCGGCATCGCGGTCCCTCGTGATCGGGATGCCGAGTTCAGCGCAGAAATGAGCAAGCACGATGCGTTGAACCTAGCTACTGATACTAGGGACGCTTTCGTTGCGGATCTTTTACGCACCGTGATGCCAGAGGCTCCGGCCGACTTGCCATCTGGTCGCGAAGTCGACCATTGGATGGCAACCTGTGGCGGTGTCCTCCTGCACGTCTACGAAGAACTTTGTCAGCACTTGGGGCATCTAGAAATCACTCGCGACTTCTTGTGCCGGCCCCGCACATAA
- a CDS encoding GNAT family N-acetyltransferase — MTMQFIPMGSSDIQDVIEFLTANRFPYHVRSEWTEEQAAMTVRNGRFWNDSSQGYWIVDGQKRLGIVSLEDDVPMFDLRLSEEKRGLGYGVKILEALTDKVFTEMTDVVRFEGQTREDNLPMRRTFVKAGFLKEAHYRMGWPMGDGQFVSSVAYSMIRPDWKSGKTTEFIWDDLS; from the coding sequence ATGACGATGCAATTCATTCCGATGGGCAGCTCAGATATACAGGACGTAATTGAATTTCTGACAGCGAATCGGTTCCCGTATCACGTGCGCAGTGAGTGGACGGAAGAACAAGCCGCCATGACGGTGAGAAACGGCCGATTCTGGAATGATTCCTCACAGGGATACTGGATTGTTGACGGTCAAAAACGTTTGGGAATAGTCAGCTTGGAAGACGATGTACCCATGTTTGATTTGAGGCTATCCGAAGAAAAACGGGGTCTCGGTTATGGCGTTAAGATCTTGGAAGCCCTAACGGATAAGGTATTCACCGAGATGACCGATGTTGTGAGGTTCGAAGGACAAACGAGGGAAGATAATCTTCCGATGCGTAGAACGTTTGTGAAGGCAGGGTTTCTGAAAGAGGCACACTATCGGATGGGTTGGCCTATGGGCGATGGTCAGTTTGTGTCATCTGTGGCTTATTCGATGATTCGTCCCGATTGGAAATCCGGAAAAACTACTGAATTTATTTGGGACGATTTGTCTTGA
- a CDS encoding HAD family hydrolase: protein MSRPKFSAVLFDCDGVLVDSESITNAVLRGMLVELGWNISPEECIRIFIGKALKDQWEPILAHTGVRIDEQWIASFRGRRDVALRENLQAIPGAVDAVTQISAVYDGKIACATGADRGKVEMQLEITQLAPFFGNQVYSGMEYAKSKPAPDVYLAAASGLGIDPVQAAVVEDTVTGVSAGVAAGATVFGYCPGGPISSTPEKLLAAGATEIFTNMTQLPGLLSQ, encoded by the coding sequence TTGTCGCGTCCAAAATTCTCCGCCGTACTCTTTGACTGTGATGGCGTACTGGTCGATTCAGAGTCCATTACTAACGCGGTATTGCGCGGAATGCTCGTTGAATTGGGATGGAATATTAGCCCTGAAGAGTGCATCCGCATCTTTATCGGCAAGGCACTGAAAGATCAGTGGGAACCTATCCTCGCACACACCGGAGTTCGGATTGATGAGCAGTGGATTGCCAGCTTCAGAGGGCGTCGCGATGTGGCTTTACGCGAAAATTTGCAGGCGATACCGGGAGCTGTGGATGCGGTAACGCAGATTTCTGCCGTGTATGACGGAAAGATCGCCTGTGCCACCGGGGCCGATCGTGGCAAGGTCGAAATGCAGCTTGAGATTACTCAATTGGCACCATTCTTCGGCAACCAGGTCTACAGCGGCATGGAGTATGCGAAGAGCAAACCTGCTCCGGATGTCTATCTAGCAGCGGCTTCCGGACTAGGAATTGATCCAGTTCAAGCTGCGGTGGTTGAGGACACCGTCACGGGCGTGAGTGCTGGGGTTGCCGCCGGGGCCACGGTCTTCGGTTACTGCCCAGGCGGACCTATTAGCAGCACTCCTGAGAAACTCTTGGCTGCCGGCGCTACAGAAATCTTCACGAATATGACCCAGTTGCCGGGGCTGCTCTCGCAATGA